In Gimesia panareensis, the genomic window TATTCTTAATTGCGGTACGATATCAGAAACATGCTTCTTTAACTTTTCCGAAGTGAAGGCAACCGGCAATCCACTCTCTGCCAGTTGGGAAAGTCCCCGAATCCGTGCCTGCCAGAGCCTGAGTTTCTCCTGCTGGACGCGCAGTGGATCAGTAAACTCAGTTGTCAGTTTGTCGGATTGGCTCTCTTCCTTGATCTTGGGCTTCTCGGCAAAATCGAGCTGGCAGATGACCCCCTGTGAGTCTTTCTTTAAACGATCCAGGCAGAGATGCGCTTCCTCAGCCCCCAGAATAACAGGCTTAATCTTGACTTCCTGACAGAAATCCAATGCCCGCAGAATCTGGTCCCGTGTATTGGCTGCAAAGACCGGGATCTGCTTTCCATTGAGTGTTTCCAGCAGAGCAACATAGGTGGCATCAGTCGGTGGACGCTTCACAAAGGCTTTCTGATCCTGGTAGAGCTTCCAGTGTTTCTCGTAGTGCCGGGCATCCAGGCACGACTGGCGCAGATGAGCTACAGCGCCCATCAGAGTCGTCGGATAGACATCACCATGCGGCGCGTAGAGCCGAAATGATCCGACAGTGGTCTTCAGCAATGTTGCTTCTCTGACAGGTAATTCGCTGGTCGAAAGCAGTGTCCCCTGACCGCTGGCGATCTTTCCGAGAGGAAGTACATGCACCGACGTGAAGCCGGCCTTTTGATAATCAGAAAAGTTGTTCTTTTTACGGGTAATGGCCTGATTCGCCAGAAACTCGGGACTGAGATAGTTCCGGTTATCGGGACGGGTCGCTGCCAGCGCATACCGACCGAAATCGACTTTCCGTTCCTCAGGTTTGGGATGCTTGACCTCTTTATCCAGCAGACCACTGGAGGCAGCATCGATAAAGCCAGCGTAGATCTGCATTCCCTGGCAATCAACGACTTCTGCATCCCCGGGAATGGCCACTTCAGTTCCCACGGCTTCGATCAGTCCGTCTCGAATCAGAACCGTTGCATTTTTTAACACTGTCCCCGGTTGAGTCACTACCGTGGCGTGAGTCAAAGCAAAGACCTGAGGCTGAAACCCCGGTTGGCGTTCGACTTGCGCCTGAACCGGAAGCGTCACAGCAAGAATGCAGACCAGGAACAGTTGTTTCAACCATTTAAAGTATTGCATGTCGATTCCATACAGCGAAAAACAGGCAGGGTACACAGCAAAGCTGTTACTTAAGAGAGCCTTCACTGTAGCAGGCAGGGCAACTGCTGAGAATAGGGAAACCCTGTCGATCAGGCAGGAAAACCCGTAATTTCAAACTGGTGCAGGGGGCCTGGAAGGTTCATTTCTTAGATTTCTGAGGAAACAGTCGTTTTTCGCGGATCTGTTCGTACTCTGTGGTATCCCAGACGGGACCTTCCTGCTGGACCGCGGCATACTTTTGAACCAGTTTTTTCTGCATTGCTTTCAGGCGATCCTGTTCCTGCCAGGCCAGGTTATGCTGTTCGCTGATGTCCTGTTTGAGGTTATAGAGTTCGAATTTGGTCAGCTTTGCGTTTTTGATGATCTGCTGCGAAATCGAGTTCACATTGTTTCCCAGAGGAAGAATCCCCTCAGGGCCGCTCCAGTGGGCGACTACTTTCCAGTCTCCTTCACGCATCGCCACCCGCGGCGTACTGTAAGCTCGATAGTAATTCCAGAACAGAGGAGTGGTTCTCTCAATCGACTTTCCCGAAAACAGGGGCAACAGGTTGGTCCCGTCCAACGGTCGCTCCCGAGGCAACGGGACATTCGCCATCGCGCAGAACGTGGGCAGCAGGTCCACGCTACAGACGGGGGTGTGATTTTCCTGGCCAGGGGCAATGTGTCCGGGCCAGCGGATGATCCCGGGAACCCGAATCCCACCTTCATAAATGTGAAGTTTCATACCCCGCAGAACCCCCGGCGATCCCCAGGAACGGCGAGATCCTTTTCCATAGCGATTCAACGTTTCCGGACCGTTATCTGAGGTAAAGAATACGAACGTGTCATCCGCGAGCTTCAAATCATCGAGTGTCTTCATCAATCGGCCAACCGCTGCATCCATGTTGGCAACATTCGCAAAGTATTGAGCCTGGTCTTCGTAAATGCTTTCATCCAGATATTGCTTGACCAGTTCCGGGGGCGAGGCGACCCGCTCATGTGGTTCATGAAAGCAGACATGCAGGAAAAACGGTTTCTCTTTGTCGCGTTGACCTTTGAGCCATTGAATCCCTTCGTCAGCCACGATCTGGCAGGAAAATCCTTCAATCTCTCCTACCGGTTTCCCATTCCTGACGAAATTTACCGGATTCTCGTGAGTGGGAATCGCATTGTTCTGAGTACTGAACCAGTGCCGAAAACCATGATCGCCGGGTTGAGGCTGCTCACTGGAATTAAACAGACCATTGCAGTGCCATTTCCCTACATGGGCCGTATCATACCCCGCCTGCTGCAACAATTGTGCGATCGTAGTCTCTTCCCGCTTCAGATGCATCGGATGCCCCTCGGGAATCCAGTCGTAAACGCCCAGTCGATTTGGAGTTCGTCCCGTCAGCAGTCCCGCCCGGGAGGGAGAACAGACCGGGGCACTGGCATAGCAGTCGGTCAGCCGCATGCCCTGCGAGGCCAACTGGTTGAGGTTTGGTGTTTTAATATGAGGGTGCCCATAACAGGCCAGATCGCCATAGCCGAGGTCATCGCACAAGATGATGAGAATGTTCGGCTGTTTTTTGTGATGTTGTTCTGCAGCCTGAATCTGCAAGCTGAACAGGAAGATCGCAACGAAAAATAGTGAGGCGCTTTTTATTTTCATTCTGCTGAACCCGTATGGTAGGATTGAACCTGGTTGAATTACTCAAAACAAGGAATGTTACTGTTATCATGTACGATCCCGGAACATGTCGCAATTCTGATTCGCAGGATTGTGAGTTCAGAGACCGGAAAAGAATTCACGCCGCGCGTGGATAATCTTCATTCGTATCAGGGGTGTTTTATATCGGATCGCAGTAGAATCGGAGAGAGATTCAGGAACGTCCCCCACACTAAAACGGCTTTCCACCATCTGAAATTGTCAGGGCCCCTCAAGAATATCCAGAGGAATCAGTTATTGTGAACTTTTATCAAGCACTCATCCTTCCCCTCATCCTGGGACTGTCTGCGACGCTGGTGTCTGCAGACGATACATCTTCAGCACCTGTATCAAAAGATTCCCGGAAGAAAATTGTCCTGATCGCGGGCCCCAAAAGCCATGGCCCGGTGGGGAACGGAATTCACGATTATCCCTGGTCGGTCAAACTGCTCAAAGTCATGCTGGACAACTCCAACATCAAAGACCAGATCCGTGTGGAATACCATCTTGACGGTTGGCCGGAGAACCCGGAGACACTGAATGACGCGGACACCATCATGGTGATCTCAGATGGCCGGGACGGCGAAAAATTTACTGAAGCCCCGCACTTCGCCAGCCAGGACCACCTGAATCAGATCCAACGTCAAATCGACAGGGGCTGTGGATTCCTGACGTTTCATTTCTCCACGTTCGCACCAGACCAGTATGCCAAACAGATTCTGGACTGGTCGGGGGGATTTTTTGACTGGGAAGAGAACGGCGTCCGAAACTGGTATTCAGCTATAAAAACCATCGAGGCCCCGGTGCAGATACCTCATCCGGATCACCCGATCTGTCGTGGCGTCAAACCGTTTGAAATGCGCGAAGAGTTCTATTTCAATCTCCGCTTTCAACAGAATGATCCGCATCTGGTCCCCTTGCTCGAGGTTCCCGAACTGAAAGGGAGAGCAGAGCAGGGCAATGTCGTCGCCTGGGCGAAAGAACGTGCGAACGGCGGCAGGGGATTTGGAACCACCTGTGGTCACTTTTATGACAACTGGCAGAATGCAGCCTTTCGCAAATTCATTCTGAATGCCATCGCCTGGACCGCACAGACCGAAATTCCGGCTACCGGAGTCCAGGCACGTTACTACACTCATGCTGAAATCACCTCAGCTCTCTCGGGAGTGAAGGGAACAGCACCCGCGACCTTCGACGATCAACCGATCCGGGTATTGATGTTTGCTGGAAACGAAGCACACGCCTGGCATAACTGGAAAAAAACAACCCCGGTTATCAAAAAACTGCTGGAGCAGGATCCCCGTATTAAGGTTGAGATTTCCAATGACATCGAAGACCTCTCGCGCAAATCGTTGCAGGATTACCAGGTGATCGTGCAAAACTATACCAACTGGCATGACAAAACACCCCTGAGTCCGGCATCGCAAACCGCTTTCATGAACTACCTTCAGCAGGGTGGGGGTTTGATCCTGATCCACTTCGCCAATGGTGCATTTCATTTTTCACTTCCCAAAGCAGGTGCGTCCGACTGGCCGGAATACCGCAAGATTGTCAGGCGGGTCTGGAATCATTACGGGAAAGGGGAGCAGAAAAGCGGACATGACGCGTTCGGAAACTTTGAAGTCCAGATCACAGACGACACACAACCTCTGACACGCAACCTGCAGAACTTCCCCGTGACCGATGAACTCTATTTCCGTCAGGATGGGACAGAACCGGTCGAGCCTCTCATCACCGCCAAATCCAAAGTCACGAAAAAAAATGAACCGCTGGCATGGACTTATCATTACGGCAAGGGACGTATCTTCCAGACGCTGCTGGGGCACAGCGAAAAGACGTATGATTCTTTTGAAGCCTGTGAAATGCTGCGACGTGCCACCGCGTGGGCCGCCAATCGCCCCATCCACGAATTCAAACGCCCTCCCCAGGCCCCGGTCGAGAAAAAGTCGGCGGCACTGCTCCCACTCGGTAAATGGGGGAAGGCTCTCAACACGAACGCAGGATCGATTGTCCTCCCGTCAGAAACTCTCAAAAACCAGAAACCCATCAGTGCGGACTGCTGGGTCAAATTGAACTCAAAGTCCGGTTTCAATGTCTTCCTGGCTTCCAGTAAGAAAAGCAATCCTGCTCACTGGGAAATGTATTCCTATGCTCGCAGTGGTTTTTTCAGTGTCTATCTGCCCGGTCAGGGAGGCGAGTACAAAACCAGAGTCAACATCTGCGACCAGAAATGGCATTACGTCGGTATGATCCTGGAAGACAGCCGGATCCGACTGTTTGTTGATGGAAAAAAAGAACTGGATTCTCCACTGCCTCCCCCCAAACAGGCAAATGTGAGCTCCGGTAATCTGCGGATCGGTGGCCTGGTGGAAAAGACGCTCGCAAGCGACGGACTGCTCGACGAACTGCGAATCTCGAAAGGAACACGCGATTTAACGCAGGTCCCCCAAGCCCCTTTAAAAGCGGATGCAGAAACTCTGATCCTCTTCTCGCTCGATGAGCTCACTAAAGACCTGGGCACGAAGGAGTCAGTCTCGAATAAATTGATTCCCCTGGAAACCAGAACACAGGTTTCCAGGTCTACTCCAGTTAAAAAAAAAGAGACCAGAGATCATTGGGGAAAAGAATCGGTCGGTTTCGACCAGCCGGTTCAGGCTACCGAAGACAACCGCTGGCAGCAGACGGAGATCGGCAACTGGCTAGCCAGTATCGTCCCTCTCCCGACGGGCCCGGTCAAAAAGGGACTCTCGATTCGGGTAGGGGACCAGAGAGAGGGCACCATCTGTTACGATACCCAAAATTGCAAAGTTCGTGGCATCTGGTCTGGCGGATTCCTGAAACCGTCTCCGGCGCGCTTTGGCCTGATCCAGGCCCCGGCCCCGCAAGGAACCATGCACTTCTCAACACAGGAAGGCCCTGGCTGGAACCCTGACCAACCCTGTCGCTTTCTGGGGTCACACGTCAATCGAAATCGTGTCACCCTGGAATATCTGGTGGGAGAGACAACCATCTATGAATCTCCCTGGCTCCAGAACAGTTCCGGCCAAACCTGCTTTACACGTTCATTTGAAATCGGACCGGGTTCTCAAAGTCTGCAACTGTACGTCGCAGATGGCCGGCAGGTCAAACCGGTTTCAGACAGCAACCACCAGTTCATTTCAACCGGCCCCCAAAATGCTTTTATCATCGGTTGCACTGGCTGGGATCAGATTCAGTCAAAAATGATTTCAGCAGGAAAGTCTCAATCGGCGGTATTCGAGATCCCCCCTCGCAAAGCCACGCAGCGATTCACCATCTTCTACCAGACCAATACATCAGGAAACCCGCGACTGGATATTGCGACTCCCACACTGACTCCCCCCTCTTTACAGCCGCTCTTAATCCCGGGGCCCACACACTGGAACGAGCCACTGATCACACAGGGCGTTCTCAGCCAGGCAGAGGATGCCTATGTCATCGATACGATCACCATTCCGTTTGACAATCCCTATCGGGCCCTCTTTTTTGTCAGTGGTCATGATTTCCTGGAGAATGGTGACCTGGCTGTCGCCACGGTTCACGGCGATGTCTGGCTGGTCAAAGGCGTCGACCACGATCTGAAGCAACTCAAATGGAAACGATTCGCCACCGGCCTGTTTCAACCCCTGGGCCTGAAAGTGGTGCAGAACAAAATCCATGTGCTGGGGCGGGATCAGATTACGATCCTGCATGATCAGAACCTGGATGATGAAGCGGATTTTTATGAATGCTTTCACAATCAATACCCCACCTCTCCCGGTGGGCACGACTACGTCACCTGCCTGGAAACCGACTCCTTCGGTAATTTCTATTTTCTGCACGCCCAGCGGGGAGTGATGCAGGTCACTCCCAATGGCCGGCAGTTGAACGTCGTTGCTTCCGGATTTCGTAATCCGAACGGCATGGGAATCGGCCCCAGAAACATCATCACCGCCTCACCTCAGGAAGGGAACTGGACGCCGGCCTCAAATGTCACTGAGGTCAAACAGGGAGGTTACTATGGATATGGCGGCCCACGCATCACAGCAGACCGCCCCCTGGGCTATGATCGGCCATTGTGCTGGATTCCCCGTCTGCAGGATAACTCGAGCGGCGGTCAGGTCTGGGTCACCAGTCAGCAGTGGGGACCACTGCAAGGGCAGTTGCTGCATCTCTCTTACGGTCAGAGCAAACTGCTGCTAACACTCCGCGAGGTCATCCAGGGGCAGTCACAGGGGGGCACATTAACGCTACCGTTGAATTTTGATTCGGGCATCATGCGCGGAAGATTTAACCCCCGGGA contains:
- a CDS encoding sulfatase family protein — protein: MKIKSASLFFVAIFLFSLQIQAAEQHHKKQPNILIILCDDLGYGDLACYGHPHIKTPNLNQLASQGMRLTDCYASAPVCSPSRAGLLTGRTPNRLGVYDWIPEGHPMHLKREETTIAQLLQQAGYDTAHVGKWHCNGLFNSSEQPQPGDHGFRHWFSTQNNAIPTHENPVNFVRNGKPVGEIEGFSCQIVADEGIQWLKGQRDKEKPFFLHVCFHEPHERVASPPELVKQYLDESIYEDQAQYFANVANMDAAVGRLMKTLDDLKLADDTFVFFTSDNGPETLNRYGKGSRRSWGSPGVLRGMKLHIYEGGIRVPGIIRWPGHIAPGQENHTPVCSVDLLPTFCAMANVPLPRERPLDGTNLLPLFSGKSIERTTPLFWNYYRAYSTPRVAMREGDWKVVAHWSGPEGILPLGNNVNSISQQIIKNAKLTKFELYNLKQDISEQHNLAWQEQDRLKAMQKKLVQKYAAVQQEGPVWDTTEYEQIREKRLFPQKSKK
- a CDS encoding ThuA domain-containing protein, which gives rise to MNFYQALILPLILGLSATLVSADDTSSAPVSKDSRKKIVLIAGPKSHGPVGNGIHDYPWSVKLLKVMLDNSNIKDQIRVEYHLDGWPENPETLNDADTIMVISDGRDGEKFTEAPHFASQDHLNQIQRQIDRGCGFLTFHFSTFAPDQYAKQILDWSGGFFDWEENGVRNWYSAIKTIEAPVQIPHPDHPICRGVKPFEMREEFYFNLRFQQNDPHLVPLLEVPELKGRAEQGNVVAWAKERANGGRGFGTTCGHFYDNWQNAAFRKFILNAIAWTAQTEIPATGVQARYYTHAEITSALSGVKGTAPATFDDQPIRVLMFAGNEAHAWHNWKKTTPVIKKLLEQDPRIKVEISNDIEDLSRKSLQDYQVIVQNYTNWHDKTPLSPASQTAFMNYLQQGGGLILIHFANGAFHFSLPKAGASDWPEYRKIVRRVWNHYGKGEQKSGHDAFGNFEVQITDDTQPLTRNLQNFPVTDELYFRQDGTEPVEPLITAKSKVTKKNEPLAWTYHYGKGRIFQTLLGHSEKTYDSFEACEMLRRATAWAANRPIHEFKRPPQAPVEKKSAALLPLGKWGKALNTNAGSIVLPSETLKNQKPISADCWVKLNSKSGFNVFLASSKKSNPAHWEMYSYARSGFFSVYLPGQGGEYKTRVNICDQKWHYVGMILEDSRIRLFVDGKKELDSPLPPPKQANVSSGNLRIGGLVEKTLASDGLLDELRISKGTRDLTQVPQAPLKADAETLILFSLDELTKDLGTKESVSNKLIPLETRTQVSRSTPVKKKETRDHWGKESVGFDQPVQATEDNRWQQTEIGNWLASIVPLPTGPVKKGLSIRVGDQREGTICYDTQNCKVRGIWSGGFLKPSPARFGLIQAPAPQGTMHFSTQEGPGWNPDQPCRFLGSHVNRNRVTLEYLVGETTIYESPWLQNSSGQTCFTRSFEIGPGSQSLQLYVADGRQVKPVSDSNHQFISTGPQNAFIIGCTGWDQIQSKMISAGKSQSAVFEIPPRKATQRFTIFYQTNTSGNPRLDIATPTLTPPSLQPLLIPGPTHWNEPLITQGVLSQAEDAYVIDTITIPFDNPYRALFFVSGHDFLENGDLAVATVHGDVWLVKGVDHDLKQLKWKRFATGLFQPLGLKVVQNKIHVLGRDQITILHDQNLDDEADFYECFHNQYPTSPGGHDYVTCLETDSFGNFYFLHAQRGVMQVTPNGRQLNVVASGFRNPNGMGIGPRNIITASPQEGNWTPASNVTEVKQGGYYGYGGPRITADRPLGYDRPLCWIPRLQDNSSGGQVWVTSQQWGPLQGQLLHLSYGQSKLLLTLREVIQGQSQGGTLTLPLNFDSGIMRGRFNPRDGQLYVSGMKGWVTNAVRDGCLQRVRYTGQPVDLPTAVKTMQNGIALTFTNPLERNAAENPDNYAIEQWNYLWSQNYGSPEYRVSAPQVEGRDEVEVLSATLLPDQRTVFLELPSVKPVMQMGISYHLSSVTGRNLKQTYYHTINAVSSQKMDSEQLTRRKKSRLLTLTQRQQLKPGILWKFKQQHPQSTVDSDARSARMLALSVDADRPATPFLKPGPFSATAEGFLRVPLSGEYYFSLEGIGECRLTINQKTILQSEKTDFKKLAPAAIKLEKGYNQLRLDYQSPLEGPARLRLLWKGAQFATEPVPPTILTHMGNDPLILKMQQVRAGRELFASYRCLSCHTVESERSGVRLFVSENHPFSHDAAIMPELNQSPPELVNIGNRVSKRWLFHWLRNPHSLKPEARMPHLLGDPDSKQAVQQAADLTAWFVSQATQPMRPSSSAAFNFETIDPEQLIQTGAQHYEELGCINCHHFETDPTQADDYQRRSLALIKRKFSFSQLARFLQTPHAHHRWSRMPDFQLTSTEAAGLAAYLIDSSQGKIPNAMIPPAGSAARGRQLYFETLGCARCHGPLQENRKLQTVKRTPLPLRNLSTGCLADSHKADSRTPHFQLSAFEKEAIRSLLRFGTDSLAQHNDSEISTRWTRALNCAACHHRDADSSPRGIIVVEEGASGLPPAPLPSLTWAGEKLKPDWLQSFIAGELKWRPRPWLKSRMPHFPAHAQLLTAGLRAEHGLSPQTPPDSSREQKPETAPQLQLGRQLINKQALDCRQCHGIGDQYPSGDDKTRIAPGINFVHIRERLTPEYYHRFVLDPPRFDISTKMPKLSADGQTTKISTILNGNADRQFQAIWQYIQSLQEPPRDFRLKPAPNDKKSD